aACTGGGCTCTGCAGGACGCAACAGCATCTCCTTAGGACTGCCTTTGTTTGCACAACAGGCCTTGCTGACTGGAAAGCGAGGTTGGGGGGAGAGCAGGAAGCCACCACAGCTCACAGGGCTGAGATTTGACTGACAAGTGTCACCAATTTGCCAACAGGTGGCATTTGTCCCTCGAACCCAACATTCCCACCCTCCCTGAGGAGGGGTTTCTCTCCCAGACCCTGCCTCCAACAGCAAGTAGGGGCACTGGGTTGCAAGGCCACGAACGTCTCTAAATACAGGACTGCGTGATGTCCTGGGAAAGCCATGTGTGGCTCCTGATGGCAGCAGTGCCCCAGCCCGAGGAGCACTGGCCAGCTACAGCATAGTCTCATAGGTGGCAAAGGACCACTGATAGCACAGAGCCAGGCCTGTCCAGAGGATCATGGCCAGCGTGAGGCAGGTGGTGACCACAGCCGCTGCCCACAGGTCAGGCCGCTGCCCCTTCACTCGGTTGGGAGCCTCCAAGGGGATCGTGTTGGTGAGGTTCAGCATgtagcccaggctccagcccacaTCCACAGCAGCCACCTGAGAGGAGAGAGCAGAGAAGTTTTATGGACTCACAAGGGGTGGGCACTCAGTGCTGGGCAGGGAAGGAGCTGAATCAGAGCCTTCTTCAGTGATTTACAGCAACACCGAATGCACTTGTTCTTACGTAGTCATTCTGCTGTTCAACAGCCACAGAACCCACCCCGGAGCCCTCGCTTggccccagaacccacacccagccctggAATCCTCGCACAGCCCTGGAGCCCGCCCTGGAGTCCTCGCCTGGCCCCAGaacccactccagagcccacacccagccctaGAACCCTCACCCAGCCCTGGAGCCCTCGCCCTGCCCCAGAACCCGCTCCAGAGCCCACACTCGGCCCCGGAGCTCTCATCCAGCCCCAGAACCTGCCCCAGAGTCTACACCTGGGCCTGGAGCTCTCGCCTGGTCCCTGAGCTCTGGCTTGGAGTCTTCTCCTGGCACCAgaacccaccccagagccctcccacAGCCACAGAACCTGCCCCCATCCTCCATTGCTGTGAAATTGTGCTCTAGAATTTAAATTTGCAACTTTAACAACTAAAGGGCATTGTAGCCCCCACAGTTGGGAAGAAAATGAGAAGCGTGTAAGTGGTGCTGGCTGTGAGCCTGCAGACAGCTCAAGATGAAAGCAGAGAGCCATGACCTGCCTCATTCATCTCAAGGAACTGTTAATTCTGAAACTTAAAGGTGGCAAGTTAAACATCACCAGTTTCATCAGGGAGCATTTCAAGAAGCAGACAGCTAATGTGTTTCTCCCACAACACCAAACCCTGCCATGCCTTTCCAGGTACCAAAACCCTCAGCTGCCCCCTGGCCATGTGCCAAAACCTCCCACCCAGCCTGACAGCTTCAAATGCAGTGCTGCCATGTGAGTGCAAAATCAGGGGGCTGGAGACAGCATCAGGAAAATTGAATGGAATCTCAGCAAACCCAGAGTGACGGGAATGGTTTATTGATTTTCAGATTTCATTCATACAGTCTCCACTGAGCTGCCTCAGAACAGAACATAGGAGTTGCCAAACTGGCTCAGAGCCAACATCCATATGGTCCAGTACCCTGTCTGTGGCAGTGGCCAGCATCAGATGTATCAAGGGAAGGAACAAGAACCTGGCAGTCAGCAGTGAGGGGATAATCTGTCCCGTCCTCCAGCACACACAAATCACATCCTAGTCGATGATCTGCATAGAATGCAGTGATGCTGCTGCAGCAATGCTTAGGCCCACAGAACTACAGAGGATACAGGGGCCTGGGTTAGACTGAGCGTGTCCAGCTGCATGGGAACCAGCTACTCCAACCCTTATTAGGACCCATCTCACAGTGACTCCATTTACCATGACAGCCGTTGCTGTCCTGAAGGAGGACATATTTAAGGCCCTTTTTCTGCACTCTCTCAGGGCTGGGTTACTGACATGCAGAGCACGTACCATCTGCAGGGTTTACAATCCAGACTGGGGGGCTTGGATTCCTGCGATCTGACTGCCTCTCATACCTCATGTGTCAGGCTCACCTGCCACATGGCTGGATTTATGTGAGAGCCAGTGTAATGGAGGGACAAGCCTTGTGGGCTACTGCACCACACTGCACAAATAAGACTCCCAGGTAAGGGAACAGACCTGCAGTGGCTGCAGGAGAAtaggggcaggcagagcaactTAAATGCCTTTTCAGTTCCTAATTCTTTGgctatggggagagagagaaagacataaAATGCAACTTTTTTCCAGACTGGCACAATTGTATAATTTGGATTGTGCAATGTAGCTGGGCAGCCACTGGATGGCACCAGTGATTCCAATGCCAAGAACCCCAGCAGGTTGCATTACCCCAGTGAGAGGGAAGAAGTGGAGAGCTATTCCAGTGCCCATGCTGGGCTAGGGGGAGCAGGGTAAAGACTGCACAGGCCCTTTATCTCCATTTCCCCTCAGCTGGGCACTGATAGACCAGATTTCCCTCAGGAGCCCACAGTGGTAAGGCAGGCTGGGGACAGACCTGCTCCAGGGGGCATGACCCAGGCTGCGCAACAGACCTTGCCAGGGAGATGTCCTACCTGCCGGTGGAAATGGATGTTGCTCCATGTCTGGTTGTCAAACTTGTAGCCTTGCAGCAGGAGGGTGAGAATGTAGGTGCTGGCAGCGCAGTAATCCTGCAGGCGGGTCTTGTTCATGCCAGGATCCACCATTTGCACCTAGGGACACGGGGGGCCAGGGTCAGTGCAAACCTGCTGTTCCCATGTAGTGATGCCCAGTTAGCCCATTGGTAACTTTACTTtgggaaagaatcatagactttaaggtcagaagggaccattatgatcatctagtctgacctgcacaacgcgggccacagaatctcacccacccactcctgtatcaaacctttGTCTGAgacactgaagtcctcaaatcatggtttaaagacttcaagatgcagagaatctttcagcaaatgacctgtgccccatgctgcagaggaaggcaaaaaaaaaaaaaaaaaacccaggacttctgccaatctgccctggaggaaaattctttcctgaccccaaatatggcaatcagctaaaccctgagcacgtgggcaagactcaccagccagacactcaggaaagaattctctgtagtaactcagatcccatcccatctaacatcccatcacaagccattgggcatatttaccgcagtagtcaaagacaaattagCGAGCCACAGGTCAGAGAGGCTCTCTTACCCCACTGGCCCCACTCACAGACCTGATATTTCAGCTCCAAGCCAGGCACGTGGCAGAGGCACCCACTGTGCTTTAGATTCCAGTTACCACCAACCTGGGCCAGACCCAAGCTGGGGACGTCAAGAGGGCAGCGAAGTCTCTACACCCTGTCACTGAACCCTAGGcatgcagccccactcccctcactGCTCTATCCTGCACTCACTCACTGGAATGaccctctgctctgccactgggaTAACTGGGACCCTCAGGACGTTGGGCCCAGCCAAGTCTCTATCCTgagagggcagggggaagaatCTGTCACCCAGGTTTTGCGTGAGAAGGAGCAGCAGGCCACAGGGTTTCTCCAGGGGAGGTCTCTCCTACAGCATGTTTATCCTCGCTGCTTCCAGTCACCAAGAGACATGGCTCTGGTGCAGGAGCTCTGATCCCTTCAGAACACAGAGCCGCACAGAGGGGCCTCCCCTCCCAGTCCTGCTGCCACAGCTTCCCTATGGCATGGCCCTGGGTCCCTCACACAAGTAACTAGGCTACAGGACACAGCCAAGATGGAAAGTGACTCCTTTTACTAGGCCAGCACAGCCACTGCTGGCTCCGGCTCTGTTGTCTTGGGCTGTTTTGTCTCCCTGCTATAGATAGGGCTTTGCAATTCCCTCTTTCCTGGCTctctgctgctcccactgctccATCTTTCCTCTCAGTTTGCTGCCCACACATCAGCAGATCTGATCATGGCGGAATTTACCCCTCAGCCAGATAGTGCACAAGGCAGTGACAGGAACTGGGGTTGGGAACCTAGCAAGATGCATCACCGCTTGGAGATGGAGAAATAattcagcactgcagcaggggCAGTTACACACCCCATGGGGAAATCCTTTGCAGACCACTGACACACAACGAGCCAGGTGAACTCCAGAAAACCCAGGGGGGAGAAGTCTCAGAAGAATTTAGATCCCAAAAGCTAATGATTTGTCCCCCATCTTTCTGCCCAAGCCAAGGCTCCCCCACAAGAAGATCCCAAGAGAAGGAGAATCCCAGCCTGCTAATGATACCCTTGTGTTCTCCAGTTTCCCCCGGCTTCCAGATTCAGGCATTACATGACAGCACCGGCGGCTGCTAACCAGGGGTCTCACCTCCTTCCAGTCCTTAGCACAGAAGTGCTCGATGGTGGCACTGACGTCACTCAAGGGATGCCCACTGGTCAGGTTCAGAAAGTGGAAGACAGAATAAAATCCGGAAAAGGCCTTACAACAAAAAAGCAGGTTAGCCAAGCAGCCAGCCCTCCTCAGTGACACGCTCTCTGCAGGCCAATGGCCTCAGCCACCCCAACTCCTCACTGCAGGCTCCATAAATCAGCTTCCATCTCCCCTAACCGAAAGACTGCAGCCACAGAAAGGAAGCAGGGTGTGGGGCGGATTCTCCCACACTCCTCTGGACATGAAATTAGTGCCAGTGAACAGTGCCTGAAGCAGAGCAATGGGCGTGAgggctctccattcacagcagggACCGAACTAGCTAGGGATCTGAACACACTCACTGAGCCACTGCCCATGGCTGGACGCATGACTTCCCAGGGCACATGCTCACAGGGCAGTATTACCACCAAGGCCTATGGGGCAGAGAGGACAGCCCAAGCTTCCTAGTGTCTCGTGAGTTCAACGAACTGAGCCCAGGGAACCCCACTAGTTTTCCCAGCACAGAGAGCTGTAGATAAGAAGGGTTACATTCATGAGATGCAGCTTGCACCAGACAGAGATAGCACTGGAATATAGTCTGATGGGTGCATAGATGGGCAAGAGAAGACATGGGCATATGTCAGTCCAACACCTCCAAAGTCTCTGCACTGGCCTGGGAGCGGGGAAATAACAGGaactgggggaaaggggagttcaggaaagcatgACTGTCCCTGAGAGACAGCATGGACTGAGGCACCAAGCCGCCCAGATCCTGGGCACAGACATTCAGGAACTTCTCCCTAGGTATGAAATGCAGGTTGGGGAGGTTTGGGATTGGCGTGGTATGGGATAGTGGAGCCCATctttccagggccggctccaggcaccagcattccaagcaggtccttagggcggcaatctgcaaggggtggcagtctgtGTTTTTTTGTCCcaaagcagcgtgccgaattgccatCGCGGATGGTGGGAGCAGttcgtgtgcccttagggcggcacgcGCGTTTCtgccgcggcggcaattcggcggcagcttctatgtttagctgtccgcagcagcgcagcttctgtcttgctgccgccaaattgctgccgctgCGGAAACACGCGTGCCGCCCTAATgacacacagactgcccccgccatccacggcggcaattcggcgcgctgcttggggcagcaaaaacagtagagccggctcTGCATTTTCCAACATTCATGCTATGGGGACAGAGGGATATTGTCCCACATCCCTTTGGTGGAAGCCACACGAGCACCACCAGCATCTGGAAGTCTGTCTCCAGGCAAGAGGGACACTGGATTAGAAGCCGGGTGCTGTAGCTCAGAACTGAGGTGTGAGGACAGGAAGGTCCATGTGACCTGCCTATTCACATACCCACAGCATGGCTGGGTGATGccggtgctgcagagctgggagccgcCTCCTTTCTTAAGGCCTCGTCTGGATGGGGACATTGTGTGAATTTAATGTACAGTGAGAATTTAAACAGAATTAGGTCAGTGGATGCTCAGATTGCAGTTCGAGAGACATTTATTTTGGTTTCGCTTTCACCAATTCCTAATCAACGTAGGTGAAACCGAAAAGTAGCCTGGTTTGAACTGAGGGATGTCTACCCTGCAAGCTGAGGAGTGTGATCTCAGGCAGATTTACCTGCATTAGCTTCACCCACACTAGCATGGCTAAAACAAGCAGGGTAGACACAGCAGCGGGGGTCCAGCGCAGGCTAGCAGGACAAACCCCGAGTCCCTGGTGCGCTTGTGAAGCCTGTGTGGCCTCattacactgctatttgtagtCGCTCTAACGCTGATAAAACTAGCACAGCTATGGCCACCTGTGCTGCAGTCACCCCTGGTATTGCCATGTAGACGTGCTCTAAGAACCCACACAGGTTTGGGCACTGCTTTACCCACGTTGATTTAGAGTTGAATGTTTGCAACTTGCCCATGTAGACAACACATCCACTTCACTTTCCCATGTTTACAGACAGTTACAAATTGTAACTCGTCCCATGCCCTGCCCCATGTATCCCAGCCCGAGATCACCAAGATGCCATATGCTGGAAGGAAATGTCACAAGAGACATAGCAGCCGCTGGTTCTGTGCACTGGGCTGGTCCTGGCTTTCAGACCTTCACTCGCATTAGTGCCAATGGGAAtttccccccacagcacccccccgCTGCCTGAGGCACAGGGACCCTCAGCCAGCATGAGATCCCTCAGAACCCAGATCCCACCAGTGTGGTAGCCCGCTAGAAGAGAAGGGAAGGCTTCCTTACAAAGAACTGCCCATGCCCCGGGGGCTGGTAGACCCCGTTGAACCCGCACGTCCTGTTGGCCCCACAGGCTGTGAAGTTGAAGAGTTTCTGGATGGCACTCCTGCACTCCGCGGGGGCTCCTGTCCCCCGCACCGTGAGGATCTGGCTGGGGTCATGTGCAGCTGGTGCCGGGACGCAGGGACTGTCATACAGGGCAGCGGCAGTGACGTTCTCCTCGTATCCCTTGGGGTAGCACGGGTGGGAGATCTGCTGAGAGGTGAGGTTCTCCTAGAGAGAGGGGAACCCGTTAGCAGCTCTCAGGCTAGGGATAGCAGCCAAACCCCCATCCTCaccacttcacacacacacacaagccagcCGAGTAGTCTGGAACATCCCACAGCGGAGAAAGCAGAGGGCAGCCCAAAGATGCTGCCCATCCCTATGCACACTGGATATTCTTCAGAATCCTGCTGAGGAACCTGCTAATCTCTCAGAGGGAAACATTCCCTTCCCACTCTGGCCCATTCCAAGCAGTGATATCCTTTCCCTCCTTACCCGGCTGCAGGAATCAAACTGTAggatggggaagggaaaaaaaatcaggaagggtctgaccagccccagctgctctgctcctgcaggCTGATAGCGCTTGTGTACAATCAGCAGAACGGGGGCTGGACTAGGACCAACCCCTCAGCGGCAgtgctctgcattcctccccttGCGCCCCCACTGGCTCACGGTCCTCCACCCCACTGGCTTCGCTCCTTTGGGAGACATTCACTCCCATGTAACGAAAGATCAAGACAAGATTCACATTATACTCTACGGACGACCACAGAGATTCAGGACCATCCAGGGCTTCCTCAATGGAGATCCTAAGGCAGGAAGGGCGCTAGTTTTGCCATGGATCCTCCTGTGGTTTGCACGTGTACAGCTGAATGGACAATCTCACGCTGGGTTTATCTTTCCTGTCAGGTCACCGTGTGCTAGATCAGCTTGTTTTAAAGGGGAGAGCACACGTAGGGAAGAGCCAAAAGCCAAGGGCAGGCACTGATTCATCTTTACAAAAGCACTCTGCACACTCAGACATTTTGCCCAGCACTTCTCATTCTTTCACTCAACCTGTAACAGGAACTGGAGCCAGCAAACCAAGGGACAGCTTATGGGCTAGGTCCCTCACCAGCAGCAGAATTTCAGCGTCACCTCAGCGAGCCGTGTCTCTCACAAACTCTGCCGCACCTTCCATCGGCCGCCTCTCCCTGTTTAGGCTGCTAACCCTGTGCTTCCAGGAATCTTCTGCCAAACCTTTTGCCTGCTTATTGCCAAGAGCTCCTGCTCCGTCCCTCCTTGACACTGCTGTCTGTCCCAACTGAGCAGGCTCCCTCTTCTAGGAAACACTGCCTCCAAGCTATCATGTGAGCTGTGGTCAGCTGTCTCAGGTGCAGAGCCAAAGCCCCGACAGAGGGCCTTGGGTCACATGCACGTGCCCCAGCACCAGTGCCCTGCTACCAGAAACCCACTGATAGACTGAAAGGGCATCTAGTCTCCCTGCAACTCGCCTCTGCGCAGTCAGATCACAGCTCCCTGCACAAGGAGGCCCATAGATCTGCCGTGGAAGTTAAATGGCACAGGGCCATGCAGAGCCTGCTATGCTACTGGTATTCACGGAGCTGGGTAAAGCTCTGTGCTGCACACACATCCCTGCCTACAGCCAGGGGAGTTAAGCACCACAAGAACTCAAGCTCTGATGCCACCTGGGCCACAGACTCCTCCTGGAGCGTAGGATGAGCCTCTTACAGCAGCTACTGGCACACAGCCACTATCTTTGTTGCCCAACCTGAGATACCTCAGGCCAGCTTTTCAGAGGTGCTTGGCATCCCCAGTtctagtcagtgggagctgcaggtgccagTTGGCTCTGAAAACCAGGTCAGAGACACCTCCAGCGGGTACCCAACATCAGAGGTAATATTTTAAGGTGttgccctctctctttctcttgtgcAGCACAGGGTTAACACTTCCCCCACGGGGAGCAATAGGGGTAAGTAGTTGACAGGTACAAATCTCATTATATGAAGTGCCAAGTTATTACTAGCTTTGCCTTTTGCAGCCAATGGTGCAATCGCTCCATAGGGCCATGTGCACATCCCACTACACTTGTGCTTGTGCTACCAGACTCAGTGAGTCCCTGGCCTGGTGAAGAGGGAATGGGCAGAGTCAGGAGACTACCTCTCTGAGGGATGCAATTAACTTCTTCAAGGCTTGGTTTTCTCCGTAGCAGAGGTAGCTGTGGGTATAAACGGAGTAGTTGGTCCCATACAGCCGGAAGAGGACTTCGGTGCTGTTGTCCTCAATGGCACAACCAGGGTGAAAGGTTATCTGGGTCGAGGCTCCTCCAAGATCCAGCGCTCCCACAACTGCAGCTGTCTCAGGGTGTATCCACATCCCTGTGAAAGAGAACTGCCCCCACCACATGGAATCTGTTCACTGCTGGTGCCTAGAGTTAAGAACCGTGTCACTGGAGGGTCAGGGGATGGAGTGCCCATCTCCACAGGAAAGCAGCATCACAAGCTGAGCAAGGAAGCATGTCTGTTAATCAGTGTCCACAACACTTGCACAGGGATGTGGGGCCTAGGAGACAAGCTGCCACTCAGGGGGTGTCTTTTCCACCACTTAACTAGACATCTGTCTCATCCAAAAGCTGAGGCCTGGCATGGGCCACGGTCTCCCCAAATCCCTCCCGCCATGgaagtgctgctgcctgcagctgaCAGGGAGACACCAGCACCCTACTAAGTAAAGAAACACCAGCTCCTCTTGTGAGGGGTTTGGTCCTATGTCAGGGGTGTCAGGGACTCAAAATCCAGCTTCCAGAGCCCTGGATTTTCATGTGGTGTGGGAATTCCCAGATGAAGCCAAGACGGAAAAAGCCAGAGAAGGGAGCATGTCTGGGAAATGAGCTGGGCTGAGACAACCTGCCATGTTGGCTCCTAGTCTGATCCATTTTCCATAGAAAAGGAGCAGCCCGGCCAGCCAAGGtcactcccttcccttccccctctgcccatGCACTGACCCTGATGAGCGTCTCCAGCAGGTAGTTGATTGTGATCCAGCCAAAGGATCCTTCCTCATTCCCAGAGAGGATCCGAGCACCACGGAAATCTACAGGGTACTGCTTGATGGTCTTGGAGACCTCTGCAAAGACCAGGTCGGCTTTTGTGCTGTTCCGCTCCCTGCACATGAGGAGAGGAGAGGTTCCACTGGGTCCCTGACAGATATGGTGCAGCATGCACAGTGACTGCCTAATCTAATCCCTTCCAGAGTGGTATTAAACCTGAAAACGAGCATCTTCCCTGGAGGTGCCGAAGTGGGTGAGAAAAGGGCCCCCTGCTCCTGACACTCCATCAAGTCAGCCAGTAACAGAAGAGGAATGTAGTTAATGCTTAATTACAAGTTTCTGGCACTTGCAGTTGACATTTTCAATGTATCTCCTCACATTGCCATGGTGCCCCGATGGTAAGAGCCTTACCTAGACCGACTGGTCCTGcaacaccccccacaccccccggGAGTTTAGCAGTGCACACATGCACCATTGATATGCAGCCCACTCTGGAGTGGAGGGAAAGCAGTAGGTGCACAAGCTGCATGAGTGTGACAGAGGCACATGGAAAATGTTACTACCTGTGCAGAGCATGGATTTGAGGTCTGTCCCCAAAGACTCCTCCAGCGAATGGCAGGTGACTGAAATGGTTaacctgggagggaggaagggccaAGTCAGCCCTGCAGGATTTGTGCCTATGATGAACCGGAGGCTTCACCACCAAGCTATCACTGCCTCATCATTTCAGCCCCACCAGAGGCCAGTGCTGCGGTCACTAGAGAACAGGCCTGTGTGTGGTGGGAACCGGCTTTTCCCTGTGTGGAGCTGCCCTCCTCGCAGTCACTCCCAGTACCTCAGCAGCCGCATGCCTGCAGTAGCGCCCAGGTAGGTGGGCGTTTCTCTCTGTTGCTCTGCAGGGATGATCGTCATGGCCTTGTCCAGACAGGCCCtcaggctggctccagcattAGCAGGGTTGTCAGCGTAACTGGAGATCCCAGGTCCTGGAATAAAGCATCCCAGTGATAGCCTGAGCTCACCTGAGACACGGACTGGCAATGCTGCTGGCACCTGGGGCTGGAGAGCCCAGAGTGAGGGTCAGTTGTTTGCTGGCATCAGCATGCAGGGAAGAGGAGCATATAGATGTAGGAAAAGTCTGCAGAGGGCCAACCAAGGTCTAGGGGGATCTGCCCTCCTTGCCCCACAGCAAATGACACTCCTGCAGCAGAGCACTGTGGGAGAGGCTGCTCCTGCCTGGTGGCTGGGCCATAGGACACCCATGCATCCTGGGTCTGCCCGTTACCACAACACAGAGCTTGAATGCAGACAAAGGTCGTGGTGTCCAGGCCTGGGGCTGCGTTGGGGACCTCTCATTCCCCAGGCTCACTGCATTTTACAGTACAGCTGGGTGTCACCCCTGCTTTCCAGATAGCAGTCTAGGGATGGGGGACGGTCACACTCACTTCTCCCATTTTGGATTTGTAGGTCTTTGCATGGCACAGAGATGTGGTGGACAGTTCAGTTTCCACCTTTGCTCCCTGGGGTCCACTGCACTATATTGCAGGTAGCTAAAGGACCAAACTCCACCTGTAATATATTCGCTTCTGCTGCACCTTTAATGGCTAAGGCCAAACTCATgcctggtgcaactccactgat
This genomic window from Chelonoidis abingdonii isolate Lonesome George chromosome 24, CheloAbing_2.0, whole genome shotgun sequence contains:
- the LOC116838103 gene encoding ectonucleoside triphosphate diphosphohydrolase 8-like; protein product: MLGQDVRCLLVVAAASGIATLILILVQVKDVYLPARTKYGMVFDAGSSHTALYIYQWPADKENGTGIVSQAEACTVQGPGISSYADNPANAGASLRACLDKAMTIIPAEQQRETPTYLGATAGMRLLRERNSTKADLVFAEVSKTIKQYPVDFRGARILSGNEEGSFGWITINYLLETLIRFSFTGMWIHPETAAVVGALDLGGASTQITFHPGCAIEDNSTEVLFRLYGTNYSVYTHSYLCYGENQALKKLIASLREENLTSQQISHPCYPKGYEENVTAAALYDSPCVPAPAAHDPSQILTVRGTGAPAECRSAIQKLFNFTACGANRTCGFNGVYQPPGHGQFFAFSGFYSVFHFLNLTSGHPLSDVSATIEHFCAKDWKEVQMVDPGMNKTRLQDYCAASTYILTLLLQGYKFDNQTWSNIHFHRQVAAVDVGWSLGYMLNLTNTIPLEAPNRVKGQRPDLWAAAVVTTCLTLAMILWTGLALCYQWSFATYETML